Below is a genomic region from Xiphophorus hellerii strain 12219 chromosome 1, Xiphophorus_hellerii-4.1, whole genome shotgun sequence.
TGCATTCACACAAATTCCTGCTCCGAGTCCTTAGATATGAGTGACTCTGTGCTGTTTCCCTGCTCCTGCTGGGCTTCATGAAAACTGCATTCAATAGCAATCAATGTCCTTGGCTCATCTAAGAAACAAGGGGAAATAATATGACAAAAGTTAATACTCTCGCACTGTGTTTGGATACTGCTTCGTTGaagaggtttaaaaataaatgatcattaCCTGAAGGGTTACTAATAACGATGGGTGTTTTTGAGGGAGTTCTTTGTGCCTTTTCCTTTTTGCCTTTGCAATGGATCAGCGCCGACACAAGGACGATAAAGACGACCAGGCACATCATCAGGGCCCCAATGGCCGCAAATGACTCCATCGGCCATGGATGTTCTTTGTTCCCGTCTTCAAAGCAAGAAGATACATTTTACTGTCACTGAAAATCAGCATAAAAGTTCAACAGCATCTACTGGTTCCTCTCTTACCAGGTTTCTCTGGATTGGTCACGGGTAGAGTTGTCGGAGGTTGTGGAAATTCACATAGGATGTCAGAAGATGTATTTCCTTTGAATACAATAATATGAGTTGGATCTGGACACCTTTGAGGAAAGAATCCCAGTTAGTTTAATTTGTCTCTGTTAAATCAGCATTTgagcagccaaaaaaaaaaaaaaagtttaagggaGAAAGATAACTCACCTGGTACTGAAGGGTTTACACTTCTGGTGAATTTGGTCATTAAAGGTTCCTTTAGGACAAGGCGCACAGTCACCTGTAAAAgatagtttgtttgttttttaagctgATTTCCAAAACATCAAGTTTGCTCAATGGCCACAACCCAATATTTACAGATATACATACGCTTTTTCGTAGGTTCCTGTCCTTTTCCACACTCGTCCACGCAGAAGGAACATTCTGCGTTTCCACAGCGAAGACCTTTTTTACACCCGCACTGTGTGTTACTTTTGGGGGTACAATCTTTCAAATGGACAAGAGCACCTGCAAAAGATGGAAAATGAGAAATCAGAATGAGATAGAgctacaataaaaatgtatatttctccTTAGTGTCATAACATACCAATACACTGGATGCATGATGCGCATTCAAAAGCCAAAGACTTAAGTGTATAAGTTCCACGTTCACACGGAGTGCAAAGCTCTTGAGGATTTGTGCCAGACTGTTGGGCCACCCGATTCCCTGCAAAGAAATCCACACATGCAAAATCACAAATCAGACACCAACAGCTCTGAGTATCTACACTGTATGATGTATGTACATGGTTATTTCCCGCAGCAAATCAGAACTCTGACAACAGTGAATCATAGCCGTAAAACATCTGAGTGAATCCTGTTAGTCAGAGGAATCCCAGACTGGATTAATCAGTCGTATCAGCCAAGCGTTTGTTGTGGTATTAGGTGAAAAACCACTGAAACTATATTTGGTCACATGCAGCCACCACAGAGGAACTCCCCAAAGCCAGGAATactactttttttctctttccatttaCATTTGTCTGTTTAAAGGCTACAGAACAATTCAAGCAAATTTGAGAACTTgtgcctttttattttcaccaaaaatgtcaaacacTGTAAATgttaactgcatttttttaaggtGCTATTCTTGTTACATTCCTTCTAATTACACAATCACTTATAATATgcataaaactaacaaaatattgtttcattCTTTGATTTTCCACTCACCAGGATGACATTCAACACACTTAATGTTGCCTTTGACCTGTGTGTCTGGAACCCATTTCTTGCAGCCAACTTCAACGTCTCCAAGGATACACAGGAAGCCCTGAGCGAGAAGAGTGAGACCCAGCATCCAGAAGAACCCGGCCATCCTGAAGTGTCAGCTCCCAAAACGCAGAGATAATCCAAGAAATAAATGCTCGCTTTTTCTGATATGTTACTCTGAGCATAGAATCTATCAGCTTCACTGAGTTGACGTTGTATCCAGCTGAAGCGCTGTCTGGTAAGCCTTTCTGTGCTCAGACTCAGCGCACCACCAGCTGGGCTTGCCTTTTATGACTGGGGGGGGGCGGGGCATAAAGCTGATGAAAGCTGAAGCTCATTTATTTCTCAAATTTGAACacaagttaaattaaaatgacattcttgcatttctttagcactttaaaaagagagaataaaaacatttatttcagtgaaagTCAGGCACAATAAATGATGTAAAGATGCAGAACTGTGTTGCAGCaggaaaagcagaacaa
It encodes:
- the tnfrsf9a gene encoding tumor necrosis factor receptor superfamily member 9a: MAGFFWMLGLTLLAQGFLCILGDVEVGCKKWVPDTQVKGNIKCVECHPGNRVAQQSGTNPQELCTPCERGTYTLKSLAFECASCIQCIGALVHLKDCTPKSNTQCGCKKGLRCGNAECSFCVDECGKGQEPTKKRDCAPCPKGTFNDQIHQKCKPFSTRCPDPTHIIVFKGNTSSDILCEFPQPPTTLPVTNPEKPDGNKEHPWPMESFAAIGALMMCLVVFIVLVSALIHCKGKKEKAQRTPSKTPIVISNPSDEPRTLIAIECSFHEAQQEQGNSTESLISKDSEQEFV